In Lathamus discolor isolate bLatDis1 chromosome 1, bLatDis1.hap1, whole genome shotgun sequence, the following are encoded in one genomic region:
- the SVOPL gene encoding putative transporter SVOPL isoform X8 encodes MAASRLAGGFSDNDGVFRLHGVQHSAWAAGRQILLLSFLWGAYFSLLTSFAPSYIWFVFLRAMVGGGVSGHAQGLIIKTEFLPTKYRGYMLPLSQVFWLAGSMLIIGLASVVNPTIGWRWLIRIASIPGILLILVFKFIPESARYNISVGNVAAALATLQRIAKMNGAAMPDGVLKEPAKERRGRFKDLIHPKYLRTTLQIWIIWLGIAFAYYGVILASAELLERDLVCGSAAPPVQDSGDDSEESRSPCHCRLLGPAAYQTMIISTAGEIALNPLNILGINFLGRRLSLSITMGCTALFFLLLNICTSSAGMTGFLFMLRALVSANFNTIYIYTAEVYPTTMRALGMGTSGSLCRVGAMVAPFISQVLMNASFLGALCLFSSVCIVCAISAFTLPIETKGRALQVCITTPGAPAKCYSKCSLETSRL; translated from the exons ATGGCAGCTTCAAGACTGGCAGGTGGCTTTAGTGACAACG ATGGTGTTTTTCGGCTACATGGTGTTCAGCATAGTGCTTGGGCTGCTGGCCGACAG ATTCTGCTGCTCTCATTCCTCTGGGGAGCCTATTTCTCCCTGCTGACCTCCTTTGCCCCATCCTACATCTGGTTTGTGTTCCTGCGGGCCATGGTAGGAGGTGGCGTGTCGGGCCATGCGCAAGG GCTTATCATAAAGACAGAATTTTTGCCCACCAAATACAGAGGATACATGTTGCCCTTATCTCAG GTGTTTTGGTTGGCAGGATCCATGTTGATCATTGGCCTGGCATCGGTGGTGAACCCAACCATTGGCTGGCGATGGCTGATCAGAATTGCCTCCATCCCCGGCATCCTTCTCATCCTGGTGTTCAAG TTCATCCCGGAGTCGGCGCGGTACAACATATCCGTGGGCAATGTGGCGGCTGCTTTGGCCACGCTGCAGAGGATAGCCAAGATGAATGGGGCGGCGATGCCTGACGGGGTGTTGAAGGAGCCCGCCAAG gaaaggagaggaagattCAAGGACCTCATCCACCCCAAATACCTCAGAACCACTTTGCAGATATGGATCATATg GCTTGGCATAGCTTTTGCTTACTACGGCGTCATCTTGGCCAGCGCTGAGTTACTGGAGCGGGACCTCGTCTGTGGTTCCGCAGCCCCACCGGTGCAGGACTCCGGCGATGACTCTGAGGAGAGCCGCAGCCCCTGCCACTGCCGCCTGCTCGGGCCCGCTGCCTACCAAACCATGATCATCAGCACTGCTGGAGAGATCGCAC TAAATCCTTTGAACATTCTTGGCATCAATTTCCTCGGAAGACGACTGAGCCTGAGTATCACCATGGGATGTACGGCCctattctttcttctcctcaaTATCTGCACCTCCAG TGCAGGCATGACTGGGTTTCTCTTCATGCTACGTGCCTTGGTTTCAGCGAACTTCAACACCATCTACATTTACACAGCAGAG GTTTATCCCACGACAATGCGGGCCCTGGGGATGGGAACAAGTGGGTCACTGTGCCGTGTTGGAGCTATGGTGGCCCCGTTTATATCGCAA GTTCTTATGAATGCTTCTTTCCTTGGGGCCCTGTGTCTTTTCTCATCTGTGTGCATTGTCTGCGCAATCTCTGCGTTCACACTGCCCATCGAGACCAAAGGCAGGGCACTGCAGGTTTGTATTACCACTCCAGGAGCTCCTGCTAAGTGCTATTCTAAATGCTCTTTAGAAACTAGTAGATTATGA